A window of Perognathus longimembris pacificus isolate PPM17 chromosome 6, ASM2315922v1, whole genome shotgun sequence contains these coding sequences:
- the Scube3 gene encoding signal peptide, CUB and EGF-like domain-containing protein 3 isoform X1, translating to MGSGRVPGLCLLVLLVHARAAQHGKASPDVDECVEGTDHCHIDAICQNTPRSYKCICKSGYTGDGKHCKDVDECEREDNAGCVHDCVNIPGNYRCTCYDGFHLAHDGHNCLDVDECAEGNGGCQQSCVNMMGSYECHCREGFFLSDNQHTCIQRPEEGMNCMNKNHGCAHICRETPKGGIACECRPGFELTKNQRDCKLTCNYGNGGCQHTCDDTEQGPRCGCHVKFVLHTDGKTCIGERRLEQHTPPQAVSNETCAVNNGGCDSKCHDAATGVHCSCPVGFMLQPDRKTCKDIDECRLNNGGCDHLCRNTVGSFECSCKKGYKLLINERNCQDIDECSFDRTCDHMCVNTPGSFQCLCHRGYLLYGVTHCGDVDECSINQGGCRFGCINTPGSYQCTCPAGQGRLHWNGKDCTEPVKCQGSPGASKAMLSCNRSGKKDTCALTCPSRARFLPESENGFTVSCGTPSPKAAPARASHPGNSTSSSHCHEAAALSVKQRASFKIKDAKCRLHLRNKGKAEEAGRAPGPGGAPCAECQVTFIHLKCDSSRKGKGRRARTPPGKEVTRLTLELEAEVRAEETTASCGLPCLRQRMERRLKGSLKMLRKSINQDRFLLRLAGLDYELAHKPGPAAGERAEPAETCRPGQHRAGAKCVSCPQGTYYHGQTEQCVPCPAGTFQEREGQLSCDLCPGSDAHGPLGATNITTCAGQCPPGQHSADGFKPCQPCSRGTYQPEAGRTLCFPCGGGLTTKHEGAVSFQDCDTKVQCSPGHYYNTSIHRCIRCPMGSYQPDFRQNFCTRCPGNTSTDFDGSTSVAQCKNRLCGGELGEFTGYIESPNYPGNYPAGVECIWNINPPPKRKILIVVPEIFLPSEDECGDVLVMRKNSSPSSITTYETCQTYERPIAFTARSRKLWINFKTSEANSARGFQIPYVTYDEDYEQLVEDIVRDGRLYASENHQEILKDKKLIKAFFEVLAHPQNYFKYTEKHKEMLPKSFIKLLRSKVSSFLRPYK from the exons ATGTGGATGAGTGTGTGGAGGGGACTGACCACTGCCACATTGATGCCATCTGCCAGAACACCCCGCGGTCCTACAAGTGCATCTGCAAGTCGGGCTACACCGGTGACGGCAAGCACTGCAAAG ATGTGGATGAGTGTGAGCGCGAGGACAATGCAGGCTGTGTGCATGACTGCGTCAACATCCCCGGCAATTACCGCTGCACCTGCTACGACGGGTTCCACCTGGCGCATGACGGACACAACTGCCTAG ACGTGGACGAGTGTGCTGAGGGCAATGGCGGCTGTCAGCAGAGTTGTGTCAACATGATGGGCAGCTACGAGTGCCACTGCCGGGAGGGCTTCTTCCTCAGCGACAACCAGCACACCTGCATCCAGCGGCCCGAAG AAGGAATGAACTGCATGAACAAGAATCATGGCTGCGCCCACATTTGCCGTGAGACCCCCAAGGGGGGTATTGCCTGTGAATGCCGTCCTGGCTTTGAGCTCACCAAGAACCAACGGGACTGTAAAT TGACCTGCAACTATGGTAATGGCGGCTGCCAGCACACGTGCGATGACACGGAGCAGGGCCCCCGTTGTGGCTGCCACGTCAAGTTTGTGCTCCATACCGATGGGAAGACGTGCATCG GGGAAAGGCGGCTAGAGCAGCACACCCCCCCTCAGGCCGTTTCTAATG AGACCTGTGCTGTCAACAATGGAGGCTGCGACAGTAAGTGCCACGATGCAGCCACGGGCGTCCACTGTAGCTGCCCGGTGGGCTTCATGCTGCAGCCAGACAGGAAGACCTGCAAAG ACATTGACGAGTGCCGACTGAACAATGGGGGCTGCGACCACCTTTGCCGCAACACAGTGGGCAGCTTCGAATGCAGCTGCAAGAAGGGCTATAAGCTTCTCATCAATGAGAGGAACTGCCAGG ATATAGATGAGTGCTCCTTTGACCGAACCTGTGACCACATGTGTGTCAACACTCCAGGAAGCTTCCAGTGTCTCTGCCATCGTGGCTACCTGCTCTATGGCGTCACCCACTGCGGTG ATGTGGATGAATGCAGCATCAACCAGGGAGGCTGCCGCTTTGGTTGCATCAACACCCCTggcagctaccagtgtacctgtCCAGCCGGCCAGGGCCGCCTACACTGGAATGGCAAAGATTGTACAG AGCCAGTGAAGTGTCAGGGAAGCCCTGGAGCCTCGAAAGCCATGCTCAGCTGCAATCGGTCCGGCAAGAAGGACACCTGTGCCCTGACCTGCCCCTCCCGGGCCCGGTTTTTGCCAG AGTCCGAGAATGGCTTCACAGTGAGTTGTGGTACCCCGAGTCCCAAGGCTGCCCCGGCCCGAGCCAGCCACCCTGGGAACAGCACCAGTTCCAGCCACTGCCATG AGGCTGCAGCCCTGTCAGTTAAGCAACGGGCCTCCTTCAAGATCAAGGACGCCAAGTGCCGTTTACACCTGCGAAACAAAGGCAAAGCTGAGGAAGCCGGCAGAGCCCCAGGGCCAG GTGGCGCCCCCTGTGCCGAGTGCCAGGTCACCTTCATCCATCTCAAGTGTGACTCCTCTCGGAAGGGCAAGGGCCGGAGGGCCCGGACCCCTCCAGGCAAGGAGGTCACCCGGCTCACCCTGGAACTGGAGGCGGAAGTGAGAGCTGAAGAAACCACAG CCAGCTGTGGGTTGCCCTGCCTCCGCCAGCGGATGGAACGGCGGCTGAAGGGGTCCCTGAAGATGCTCAGAAAATCCATCAACCAGGACCGCTTCCTGCTGCGCCTGGCAGGCCTTGACTACGAGCTAGCCCACAAGCCCGGCCCGGCGGCTGGAGAGCGCGCAGAGCCGGCGGAGACCTGCAGGCCCGGGCAGCACCGTGCTGGGGCCAAGTGTG TCAGCTGCCCGCAGGGAACGTATTACCACGGCCAGACGGAGCAGTGTGTGCCATGCCCGGCGGGCACCTTCCAGGAGAGAGAAGGGCAGCTCTCCTGCGACCTTTGCCCTGGGAGTGATGCCCACGGGCCTCTTGGAGCCACCAACATCACCACGTGTGCAG GTCAGTGCCCACCTGGCCAACACTCTGCGGACGGGTTCAAGCCCTGCCAGCCATGCTCAAGGGGCACCTACCAACCTGAAGCAGGACGGACTCTGTGCTTCCCGTGTGGGGGAGGCCTCACCACCAAGCATGAGGGGGCTGTCTCCTTCCAAGACTGTGACACCAAAG TCCAGTGCTCCCCTGGGCACTACTACAACACCAGCATCCACCGGTGTATCCGATGTCCCATGGGCTCCTACCAGCCAGACTTCCGTCAGAACTTCTGCACTCGCTGTCCGGGAAATACAAGCACTGACTTTGATGGATCTACCAGCGTGGCCCAGTGCAAGA ATCGCCTGTGTGGTGGGGAGCTAGGTGAGTTCACTGGCTATATCGAGTCTCCCAACTACCCGGGCAACTACCCAGCTGGCGTGGAGTGCATCTGGAACATCAACCCCCCACCCAAGCGCAAGATCCTTATCGTGGTACCCGAGATCTTCCTGCCATCCGAGGACGAGTGTGGGGACGTCCTCGTCATGAGAAAGAACT CCTCCCCATCCTCCATCACCACGTACGAGACCTGCCAGACCTATGAGCGGCCCATCGCCTTCACTGCCCGCTCCCGGAAGCTCTGGATCAACTTCAAGACCAGTGAGGCCAACAGCGCCCGCGGCTTCCAGATCCCCTACGTGACCTATGACG AGGACTATGAGCAGCTGGTAGAAGACATTGTGCGGGATGGCCGGCTCTATGCCTCTGAAAACCACCAAGAGATCTTAAAG GACAAGAAGCTCATCAAGGCCTTCTTCGAGGTGTTGGCCCACCCCCAGAACTACTTCAAGTACACAGAGAAACACAAGGAGATGTTGCCAAAATCCTTCATCAAGCTGCTCCGGTCCAAAGTTTCCAGCTTCCTGAGGCCCTACAAATAG
- the Scube3 gene encoding signal peptide, CUB and EGF-like domain-containing protein 3 isoform X3 — translation MGSGRVPGLCLLVLLVHARAAQHGKASPDVDECVEGTDHCHIDAICQNTPRSYKCICKSGYTGDGKHCKDVDECEREDNAGCVHDCVNIPGNYRCTCYDGFHLAHDGHNCLDVDECAEGNGGCQQSCVNMMGSYECHCREGFFLSDNQHTCIQRPEEGMNCMNKNHGCAHICRETPKGGIACECRPGFELTKNQRDCKLTCNYGNGGCQHTCDDTEQGPRCGCHVKFVLHTDGKTCIGERRLEQHTPPQAVSNETCAVNNGGCDSKCHDAATGVHCSCPVGFMLQPDRKTCKDIDECRLNNGGCDHLCRNTVGSFECSCKKGYKLLINERNCQDIDECSFDRTCDHMCVNTPGSFQCLCHRGYLLYGVTHCGDVDECSINQGGCRFGCINTPGSYQCTCPAGQGRLHWNGKDCTEPVKCQGSPGASKAMLSCNRSGKKDTCALTCPSRARFLPESENGFTVSCGTPSPKAAPARASHPGNSTSSSHCHEAAALSVKQRASFKIKDAKCRLHLRNKGKAEEAGRAPGPGGAPCAECQVTFIHLKCDSSRKGKGRRARTPPGKEVTRLTLELEAEVRAEETTASCGLPCLRQRMERRLKGSLKMLRKSINQDRFLLRLAGLDYELAHKPGPAAGERAEPAETCRPGQHRAGAKCVSCPQGTYYHGQTEQCVPCPAGTFQEREGQLSCDLCPGSDAHGPLGATNITTCAGQCPPGQHSADGFKPCQPCSRGTYQPEAGRTLCFPCGGGLTTKHEGAVSFQDCDTKVQCSPGHYYNTSIHRCIRCPMGSYQPDFRQNFCTRCPGNTSTDFDGSTSVAQCKSTWQATLWNRGSPVWWGAR, via the exons ATGTGGATGAGTGTGTGGAGGGGACTGACCACTGCCACATTGATGCCATCTGCCAGAACACCCCGCGGTCCTACAAGTGCATCTGCAAGTCGGGCTACACCGGTGACGGCAAGCACTGCAAAG ATGTGGATGAGTGTGAGCGCGAGGACAATGCAGGCTGTGTGCATGACTGCGTCAACATCCCCGGCAATTACCGCTGCACCTGCTACGACGGGTTCCACCTGGCGCATGACGGACACAACTGCCTAG ACGTGGACGAGTGTGCTGAGGGCAATGGCGGCTGTCAGCAGAGTTGTGTCAACATGATGGGCAGCTACGAGTGCCACTGCCGGGAGGGCTTCTTCCTCAGCGACAACCAGCACACCTGCATCCAGCGGCCCGAAG AAGGAATGAACTGCATGAACAAGAATCATGGCTGCGCCCACATTTGCCGTGAGACCCCCAAGGGGGGTATTGCCTGTGAATGCCGTCCTGGCTTTGAGCTCACCAAGAACCAACGGGACTGTAAAT TGACCTGCAACTATGGTAATGGCGGCTGCCAGCACACGTGCGATGACACGGAGCAGGGCCCCCGTTGTGGCTGCCACGTCAAGTTTGTGCTCCATACCGATGGGAAGACGTGCATCG GGGAAAGGCGGCTAGAGCAGCACACCCCCCCTCAGGCCGTTTCTAATG AGACCTGTGCTGTCAACAATGGAGGCTGCGACAGTAAGTGCCACGATGCAGCCACGGGCGTCCACTGTAGCTGCCCGGTGGGCTTCATGCTGCAGCCAGACAGGAAGACCTGCAAAG ACATTGACGAGTGCCGACTGAACAATGGGGGCTGCGACCACCTTTGCCGCAACACAGTGGGCAGCTTCGAATGCAGCTGCAAGAAGGGCTATAAGCTTCTCATCAATGAGAGGAACTGCCAGG ATATAGATGAGTGCTCCTTTGACCGAACCTGTGACCACATGTGTGTCAACACTCCAGGAAGCTTCCAGTGTCTCTGCCATCGTGGCTACCTGCTCTATGGCGTCACCCACTGCGGTG ATGTGGATGAATGCAGCATCAACCAGGGAGGCTGCCGCTTTGGTTGCATCAACACCCCTggcagctaccagtgtacctgtCCAGCCGGCCAGGGCCGCCTACACTGGAATGGCAAAGATTGTACAG AGCCAGTGAAGTGTCAGGGAAGCCCTGGAGCCTCGAAAGCCATGCTCAGCTGCAATCGGTCCGGCAAGAAGGACACCTGTGCCCTGACCTGCCCCTCCCGGGCCCGGTTTTTGCCAG AGTCCGAGAATGGCTTCACAGTGAGTTGTGGTACCCCGAGTCCCAAGGCTGCCCCGGCCCGAGCCAGCCACCCTGGGAACAGCACCAGTTCCAGCCACTGCCATG AGGCTGCAGCCCTGTCAGTTAAGCAACGGGCCTCCTTCAAGATCAAGGACGCCAAGTGCCGTTTACACCTGCGAAACAAAGGCAAAGCTGAGGAAGCCGGCAGAGCCCCAGGGCCAG GTGGCGCCCCCTGTGCCGAGTGCCAGGTCACCTTCATCCATCTCAAGTGTGACTCCTCTCGGAAGGGCAAGGGCCGGAGGGCCCGGACCCCTCCAGGCAAGGAGGTCACCCGGCTCACCCTGGAACTGGAGGCGGAAGTGAGAGCTGAAGAAACCACAG CCAGCTGTGGGTTGCCCTGCCTCCGCCAGCGGATGGAACGGCGGCTGAAGGGGTCCCTGAAGATGCTCAGAAAATCCATCAACCAGGACCGCTTCCTGCTGCGCCTGGCAGGCCTTGACTACGAGCTAGCCCACAAGCCCGGCCCGGCGGCTGGAGAGCGCGCAGAGCCGGCGGAGACCTGCAGGCCCGGGCAGCACCGTGCTGGGGCCAAGTGTG TCAGCTGCCCGCAGGGAACGTATTACCACGGCCAGACGGAGCAGTGTGTGCCATGCCCGGCGGGCACCTTCCAGGAGAGAGAAGGGCAGCTCTCCTGCGACCTTTGCCCTGGGAGTGATGCCCACGGGCCTCTTGGAGCCACCAACATCACCACGTGTGCAG GTCAGTGCCCACCTGGCCAACACTCTGCGGACGGGTTCAAGCCCTGCCAGCCATGCTCAAGGGGCACCTACCAACCTGAAGCAGGACGGACTCTGTGCTTCCCGTGTGGGGGAGGCCTCACCACCAAGCATGAGGGGGCTGTCTCCTTCCAAGACTGTGACACCAAAG TCCAGTGCTCCCCTGGGCACTACTACAACACCAGCATCCACCGGTGTATCCGATGTCCCATGGGCTCCTACCAGCCAGACTTCCGTCAGAACTTCTGCACTCGCTGTCCGGGAAATACAAGCACTGACTTTGATGGATCTACCAGCGTGGCCCAGTGCAAGAGTACGTGGCAGGCCACACTGTGGAAcagggg ATCGCCTGTGTGGTGGGGAGCTAGGTGA
- the Scube3 gene encoding signal peptide, CUB and EGF-like domain-containing protein 3 isoform X2, protein MGSGRVPGLCLLVLLVHARAAQHGKASPDVDECVEGTDHCHIDAICQNTPRSYKCICKSGYTGDGKHCKDVDECEREDNAGCVHDCVNIPGNYRCTCYDGFHLAHDGHNCLDVDECAEGNGGCQQSCVNMMGSYECHCREGFFLSDNQHTCIQRPEEGMNCMNKNHGCAHICRETPKGGIACECRPGFELTKNQRDCKLTCNYGNGGCQHTCDDTEQGPRCGCHVKFVLHTDGKTCIETCAVNNGGCDSKCHDAATGVHCSCPVGFMLQPDRKTCKDIDECRLNNGGCDHLCRNTVGSFECSCKKGYKLLINERNCQDIDECSFDRTCDHMCVNTPGSFQCLCHRGYLLYGVTHCGDVDECSINQGGCRFGCINTPGSYQCTCPAGQGRLHWNGKDCTEPVKCQGSPGASKAMLSCNRSGKKDTCALTCPSRARFLPESENGFTVSCGTPSPKAAPARASHPGNSTSSSHCHEAAALSVKQRASFKIKDAKCRLHLRNKGKAEEAGRAPGPGGAPCAECQVTFIHLKCDSSRKGKGRRARTPPGKEVTRLTLELEAEVRAEETTASCGLPCLRQRMERRLKGSLKMLRKSINQDRFLLRLAGLDYELAHKPGPAAGERAEPAETCRPGQHRAGAKCVSCPQGTYYHGQTEQCVPCPAGTFQEREGQLSCDLCPGSDAHGPLGATNITTCAGQCPPGQHSADGFKPCQPCSRGTYQPEAGRTLCFPCGGGLTTKHEGAVSFQDCDTKVQCSPGHYYNTSIHRCIRCPMGSYQPDFRQNFCTRCPGNTSTDFDGSTSVAQCKNRLCGGELGEFTGYIESPNYPGNYPAGVECIWNINPPPKRKILIVVPEIFLPSEDECGDVLVMRKNSSPSSITTYETCQTYERPIAFTARSRKLWINFKTSEANSARGFQIPYVTYDEDYEQLVEDIVRDGRLYASENHQEILKDKKLIKAFFEVLAHPQNYFKYTEKHKEMLPKSFIKLLRSKVSSFLRPYK, encoded by the exons ATGTGGATGAGTGTGTGGAGGGGACTGACCACTGCCACATTGATGCCATCTGCCAGAACACCCCGCGGTCCTACAAGTGCATCTGCAAGTCGGGCTACACCGGTGACGGCAAGCACTGCAAAG ATGTGGATGAGTGTGAGCGCGAGGACAATGCAGGCTGTGTGCATGACTGCGTCAACATCCCCGGCAATTACCGCTGCACCTGCTACGACGGGTTCCACCTGGCGCATGACGGACACAACTGCCTAG ACGTGGACGAGTGTGCTGAGGGCAATGGCGGCTGTCAGCAGAGTTGTGTCAACATGATGGGCAGCTACGAGTGCCACTGCCGGGAGGGCTTCTTCCTCAGCGACAACCAGCACACCTGCATCCAGCGGCCCGAAG AAGGAATGAACTGCATGAACAAGAATCATGGCTGCGCCCACATTTGCCGTGAGACCCCCAAGGGGGGTATTGCCTGTGAATGCCGTCCTGGCTTTGAGCTCACCAAGAACCAACGGGACTGTAAAT TGACCTGCAACTATGGTAATGGCGGCTGCCAGCACACGTGCGATGACACGGAGCAGGGCCCCCGTTGTGGCTGCCACGTCAAGTTTGTGCTCCATACCGATGGGAAGACGTGCATCG AGACCTGTGCTGTCAACAATGGAGGCTGCGACAGTAAGTGCCACGATGCAGCCACGGGCGTCCACTGTAGCTGCCCGGTGGGCTTCATGCTGCAGCCAGACAGGAAGACCTGCAAAG ACATTGACGAGTGCCGACTGAACAATGGGGGCTGCGACCACCTTTGCCGCAACACAGTGGGCAGCTTCGAATGCAGCTGCAAGAAGGGCTATAAGCTTCTCATCAATGAGAGGAACTGCCAGG ATATAGATGAGTGCTCCTTTGACCGAACCTGTGACCACATGTGTGTCAACACTCCAGGAAGCTTCCAGTGTCTCTGCCATCGTGGCTACCTGCTCTATGGCGTCACCCACTGCGGTG ATGTGGATGAATGCAGCATCAACCAGGGAGGCTGCCGCTTTGGTTGCATCAACACCCCTggcagctaccagtgtacctgtCCAGCCGGCCAGGGCCGCCTACACTGGAATGGCAAAGATTGTACAG AGCCAGTGAAGTGTCAGGGAAGCCCTGGAGCCTCGAAAGCCATGCTCAGCTGCAATCGGTCCGGCAAGAAGGACACCTGTGCCCTGACCTGCCCCTCCCGGGCCCGGTTTTTGCCAG AGTCCGAGAATGGCTTCACAGTGAGTTGTGGTACCCCGAGTCCCAAGGCTGCCCCGGCCCGAGCCAGCCACCCTGGGAACAGCACCAGTTCCAGCCACTGCCATG AGGCTGCAGCCCTGTCAGTTAAGCAACGGGCCTCCTTCAAGATCAAGGACGCCAAGTGCCGTTTACACCTGCGAAACAAAGGCAAAGCTGAGGAAGCCGGCAGAGCCCCAGGGCCAG GTGGCGCCCCCTGTGCCGAGTGCCAGGTCACCTTCATCCATCTCAAGTGTGACTCCTCTCGGAAGGGCAAGGGCCGGAGGGCCCGGACCCCTCCAGGCAAGGAGGTCACCCGGCTCACCCTGGAACTGGAGGCGGAAGTGAGAGCTGAAGAAACCACAG CCAGCTGTGGGTTGCCCTGCCTCCGCCAGCGGATGGAACGGCGGCTGAAGGGGTCCCTGAAGATGCTCAGAAAATCCATCAACCAGGACCGCTTCCTGCTGCGCCTGGCAGGCCTTGACTACGAGCTAGCCCACAAGCCCGGCCCGGCGGCTGGAGAGCGCGCAGAGCCGGCGGAGACCTGCAGGCCCGGGCAGCACCGTGCTGGGGCCAAGTGTG TCAGCTGCCCGCAGGGAACGTATTACCACGGCCAGACGGAGCAGTGTGTGCCATGCCCGGCGGGCACCTTCCAGGAGAGAGAAGGGCAGCTCTCCTGCGACCTTTGCCCTGGGAGTGATGCCCACGGGCCTCTTGGAGCCACCAACATCACCACGTGTGCAG GTCAGTGCCCACCTGGCCAACACTCTGCGGACGGGTTCAAGCCCTGCCAGCCATGCTCAAGGGGCACCTACCAACCTGAAGCAGGACGGACTCTGTGCTTCCCGTGTGGGGGAGGCCTCACCACCAAGCATGAGGGGGCTGTCTCCTTCCAAGACTGTGACACCAAAG TCCAGTGCTCCCCTGGGCACTACTACAACACCAGCATCCACCGGTGTATCCGATGTCCCATGGGCTCCTACCAGCCAGACTTCCGTCAGAACTTCTGCACTCGCTGTCCGGGAAATACAAGCACTGACTTTGATGGATCTACCAGCGTGGCCCAGTGCAAGA ATCGCCTGTGTGGTGGGGAGCTAGGTGAGTTCACTGGCTATATCGAGTCTCCCAACTACCCGGGCAACTACCCAGCTGGCGTGGAGTGCATCTGGAACATCAACCCCCCACCCAAGCGCAAGATCCTTATCGTGGTACCCGAGATCTTCCTGCCATCCGAGGACGAGTGTGGGGACGTCCTCGTCATGAGAAAGAACT CCTCCCCATCCTCCATCACCACGTACGAGACCTGCCAGACCTATGAGCGGCCCATCGCCTTCACTGCCCGCTCCCGGAAGCTCTGGATCAACTTCAAGACCAGTGAGGCCAACAGCGCCCGCGGCTTCCAGATCCCCTACGTGACCTATGACG AGGACTATGAGCAGCTGGTAGAAGACATTGTGCGGGATGGCCGGCTCTATGCCTCTGAAAACCACCAAGAGATCTTAAAG GACAAGAAGCTCATCAAGGCCTTCTTCGAGGTGTTGGCCCACCCCCAGAACTACTTCAAGTACACAGAGAAACACAAGGAGATGTTGCCAAAATCCTTCATCAAGCTGCTCCGGTCCAAAGTTTCCAGCTTCCTGAGGCCCTACAAATAG